One genomic segment of Thalassospiraceae bacterium LMO-SO8 includes these proteins:
- a CDS encoding ATP-binding protein has translation MKLWPRSLAGQLIAGLLIALVTAQVVTFVFFASERREAIINARHELVVQRTVSLVETLESLPAGTNPKVEPSVLGAATSSRLRFWVAGSPTVNPTDAAADNFMARVLAERFSLWSGRDRAVLVEMIDADGGRLSRAPEAVRRWHEDWHGKNRLRRDDDDGGHHKDHGDDRRDELDAARPVGLALAVELSDGRWLNGEMTAFRPRAFGARTMTLLLVMALCVSVVVVLVVRRLTRPLGALAHAADALGRGEVPPPLVPMGPSELRRTIVAFNTMQERLHRFVADRTRMLAAISHDLRTPLTSLRLRAEFITDDAENKQKILNILDEMERITEATLAFARDEQAGGQTASTDVAALCGDVAQELGDMGLDVTFTPTGPAVMTCQPTAIKRAIRNLAQNAVHYGGRARLAARLGNGEILVTVEDDGPGIPEADQDSVFEPFTRLETSRSHETGGVGLGLAITRNIVRAHGGDIRLENLTPRGLRVTVSLPLPSDGD, from the coding sequence ATGAAGCTGTGGCCCCGATCGCTGGCCGGGCAGCTCATCGCCGGGCTGCTGATCGCCCTGGTGACGGCCCAGGTCGTCACGTTCGTGTTCTTCGCGTCCGAGCGGCGCGAGGCGATCATCAACGCCCGCCATGAACTGGTGGTTCAGCGCACGGTGTCGCTGGTCGAGACGCTGGAGTCCCTTCCCGCCGGGACCAATCCCAAGGTCGAGCCTTCCGTTCTCGGCGCCGCCACCTCGTCGCGCCTGCGGTTCTGGGTCGCCGGTAGTCCCACCGTCAATCCGACGGATGCGGCGGCGGACAACTTCATGGCCCGGGTGCTGGCCGAACGGTTCAGCCTGTGGTCCGGGCGGGACCGCGCGGTGCTGGTGGAAATGATCGACGCAGACGGCGGCCGCCTGTCGCGCGCGCCGGAAGCCGTGCGCCGCTGGCACGAAGACTGGCACGGCAAGAACCGTCTGCGGCGGGACGACGATGACGGCGGCCATCACAAGGATCACGGCGACGACCGCCGCGACGAATTGGACGCCGCCCGGCCCGTGGGGCTGGCGCTCGCCGTGGAACTGTCGGACGGGCGCTGGCTGAACGGCGAGATGACGGCCTTCCGGCCGCGCGCGTTCGGCGCCCGCACGATGACCCTTCTGCTGGTCATGGCGCTTTGCGTGTCCGTCGTGGTTGTCTTGGTGGTGCGCCGCTTGACCCGGCCCCTGGGCGCGCTGGCCCATGCCGCCGATGCATTGGGGCGGGGCGAGGTGCCGCCGCCGCTGGTGCCCATGGGGCCGAGCGAGCTGCGCCGCACGATCGTCGCCTTCAACACCATGCAGGAGCGCCTGCACCGCTTCGTCGCCGACCGCACGCGCATGCTGGCCGCCATCAGCCATGACCTGCGCACGCCGCTGACGTCGCTGCGCCTGCGCGCCGAATTCATCACCGACGATGCGGAGAACAAGCAGAAGATCCTCAACATCCTGGACGAGATGGAACGCATCACCGAGGCGACGCTGGCCTTCGCCCGTGACGAGCAGGCGGGGGGACAGACGGCGTCCACCGACGTCGCGGCGCTGTGCGGCGACGTGGCCCAGGAACTGGGCGACATGGGGTTGGACGTGACGTTCACGCCGACGGGGCCGGCCGTCATGACCTGTCAGCCGACGGCGATCAAGCGGGCGATCCGCAATCTGGCCCAGAACGCGGTTCATTACGGTGGCCGGGCGCGCCTGGCCGCGCGCCTGGGGAACGGCGAAATCCTGGTCACGGTCGAAGACGACGGCCCCGGAATTCCCGAAGCCGACCAGGACAGCGTGTTCGAACCCTTCACCCGGCTGGAAACCTCACGTAGCCATGAAACGGGCGGGGTCGGGCTGGGGCTGGCGATCACCCGCAACATCGTGCGCGCCCATGGCGGCGACATTCGATTGGAAAATCTGACGCCCCGGGGCCTGCGGGTGACCGTCTCCCTGCCGTTGCCGAGCGACGGCGACTGA
- a CDS encoding response regulator: MADSEHILVVDDHPDIRDALARYLKEHGYRVTTADRAQSARQALETSAIDLVVLDIMMPGEDGLSLCRHLRATTSLPVILLTAMADDTDRIIGLEMGADDYVTKPFNPRELLARIKAVLRRAGAMPPADAETPGTRYRFGPWIFDPGAQTLSGPGGEPIALSTGESLLLGVFVRHPGRVLNRDQLLDLTRGRAAQLFDRAIDNQVSRLRKKVERDARNPEFIKTHWGGGYSLAVPVEAVET, translated from the coding sequence ATGGCTGACAGCGAACACATCCTGGTCGTCGACGACCATCCCGACATCCGGGACGCCCTGGCGCGCTATCTGAAAGAGCACGGCTACCGGGTGACCACGGCCGACCGCGCCCAATCTGCGCGTCAGGCGCTGGAAACCAGCGCCATCGACCTGGTGGTCCTGGACATCATGATGCCGGGCGAGGACGGCCTGTCGCTGTGCCGCCACCTGCGCGCGACCACGTCCCTGCCGGTGATTTTGCTGACCGCCATGGCCGACGATACGGACCGCATCATCGGCCTGGAGATGGGCGCCGACGACTACGTGACCAAGCCGTTCAACCCGCGCGAGCTGCTGGCCCGCATCAAGGCCGTGCTGCGCCGCGCCGGGGCCATGCCGCCGGCCGATGCCGAGACCCCGGGCACCCGTTACCGCTTCGGGCCCTGGATATTCGATCCGGGCGCCCAGACGTTGAGCGGGCCCGGCGGGGAGCCGATCGCGCTCTCGACCGGGGAAAGTCTTCTGCTCGGCGTATTCGTGCGCCATCCGGGACGGGTTCTCAACCGCGACCAGTTGTTGGACCTGACCCGCGGCCGCGCGGCGCAGCTGTTCGACCGCGCCATCGACAACCAGGTCAGCCGCCTGCGCAAGAAGGTCGAACGCGACGCGCGCAATCCGGAATTCATCAAAACCCATTGGGGCGGCGGATATTCTCTCGCGGTGCCGGTCGAGGCCGTCGAGACATGA
- the dtd gene encoding D-aminoacyl-tRNA deacylase, with protein MRVLLQRVTAAGVSLVDDAGAEAPLAAIGPGLVVLVCAEPQDTDATAQYFARKVVNMRMFEDAAGKTNLSIQDVGGQALVISQFTLAADWKRGNRPGFSGAADPQTAERLYLAFADHLKAEGVDVATGRFRSHMRVTLTNDGPFTIWMDSD; from the coding sequence ATGCGGGTATTGCTGCAACGGGTGACGGCGGCCGGGGTTTCCCTGGTCGATGATGCGGGCGCGGAAGCGCCCCTGGCCGCGATCGGCCCCGGTCTGGTGGTCCTGGTCTGCGCCGAGCCGCAGGACACGGACGCGACCGCGCAGTATTTCGCGCGCAAGGTCGTCAACATGCGGATGTTCGAGGACGCGGCGGGCAAGACCAACCTGTCGATCCAGGACGTGGGCGGCCAGGCCCTGGTGATCAGCCAGTTCACCCTGGCCGCCGACTGGAAACGGGGCAACCGCCCCGGGTTTTCGGGGGCCGCCGACCCGCAAACGGCGGAACGCCTGTACCTGGCGTTCGCGGATCATCTCAAGGCCGAAGGCGTCGATGTGGCGACGGGCCGGTTCCGGTCGCACATGCGGGTGACCCTAACCAACGACGGGCCGTTCACGATCTGGATGGATTCGGATTAA
- the fsa gene encoding fructose-6-phosphate aldolase, whose translation MKFFVDTADVAEIKRLNDTGLVDGVTTNPSLIAKSGRDFIEVVKEICAMVDGPVSAEVTATDAAGMIEEGRKLAKVAKNVAVKVPLTEAGLTACKTLSQAGTPVNVTLCFSAAQALLAAKAGAAFISPFVGRLDDIGQDGMSLIGEIAEIYSNYDFQTEILVASVRSPQHVVDAARIGADVCTLPPGVIWQLFKHPLTDKGLEAFLKDWEKTGQSIL comes from the coding sequence ATGAAGTTCTTCGTCGATACGGCGGACGTCGCCGAAATCAAACGCCTGAACGACACCGGCCTGGTGGACGGCGTGACCACCAACCCGTCCCTGATCGCCAAGTCGGGGCGCGACTTCATCGAGGTGGTGAAGGAAATCTGCGCCATGGTCGACGGCCCGGTGTCGGCCGAGGTCACGGCGACGGACGCCGCCGGCATGATCGAGGAAGGCCGCAAGCTGGCCAAGGTCGCCAAGAACGTGGCGGTCAAGGTGCCGCTGACCGAGGCCGGGCTGACCGCCTGCAAGACGCTGAGCCAGGCCGGCACGCCGGTCAACGTGACGCTGTGCTTTTCCGCCGCCCAGGCATTGCTGGCGGCCAAGGCGGGGGCGGCCTTCATCTCGCCCTTCGTCGGCAGGCTCGACGACATCGGCCAGGACGGCATGAGCCTGATCGGCGAGATCGCCGAGATCTATTCCAACTACGACTTTCAGACGGAAATCCTCGTCGCCTCCGTGCGCTCGCCGCAGCATGTGGTCGACGCCGCACGCATCGGCGCCGACGTGTGCACCCTGCCGCCGGGGGTGATCTGGCAATTGTTCAAGCATCCGCTGACGGACAAGGGCCTGGAAGCCTTCCTGAAGGACTGGGAAAAGACCGGCCAGTCGATTCTGTGA
- a CDS encoding extracellular solute-binding protein has product MAVAPMLIRPANAKGETVNVLTWTGYVPARFAKTFKKKTGITANITTVGSNEEMLTQVTATHGRAWDVISPSAHRKSQWLALNMTQAWDMKKIPNLANVQPAFLKISENWSWNKGQHHLPHIWGTEGIAWRTDRFMGVYGNLSLADLWLPEMKGLVQGRAHSLMSGIGRMLAEQGKLPPLQDAYKDESAMRATWNDILKFAIKHKPWLRAFWHDHESQKTNFTRNGVVIGQTWDGPAIELAKAGQPIAYMAPKEGAFAWMDGLSLTAAAKNVDAAHAFVDALYTARAGAQMSNASGYNSVVQGVEDLLTKKTRQAFKDAYPGDALEKLWWWPDEPVWFAGLRNAYRDRYLAS; this is encoded by the coding sequence ATGGCCGTCGCGCCGATGCTGATCCGCCCGGCCAACGCCAAGGGCGAAACGGTCAACGTGCTGACCTGGACCGGCTACGTCCCCGCCCGTTTCGCCAAGACCTTCAAGAAAAAAACCGGCATCACCGCCAACATCACCACCGTCGGCTCCAACGAGGAAATGCTGACCCAGGTCACCGCGACCCACGGCCGCGCCTGGGACGTGATTTCCCCCTCCGCCCATCGCAAGAGCCAGTGGCTGGCCCTCAACATGACCCAGGCCTGGGACATGAAGAAGATCCCGAATCTGGCCAACGTGCAGCCGGCATTCCTGAAAATTTCCGAAAACTGGTCCTGGAACAAGGGCCAGCACCACCTGCCCCATATCTGGGGGACGGAAGGCATCGCCTGGCGCACGGACCGCTTCATGGGCGTCTACGGCAACCTGTCCCTGGCCGACCTGTGGCTGCCCGAAATGAAGGGCCTGGTTCAGGGCCGGGCCCATTCCCTGATGTCCGGGATCGGACGCATGCTGGCCGAGCAGGGAAAACTGCCGCCGCTGCAGGACGCCTACAAGGACGAGAGCGCCATGCGCGCCACCTGGAACGACATCCTGAAATTCGCGATTAAGCACAAACCCTGGCTGCGCGCGTTCTGGCACGACCACGAAAGCCAGAAGACCAACTTCACCCGCAACGGCGTGGTGATCGGCCAGACCTGGGACGGCCCCGCCATCGAACTGGCCAAGGCCGGCCAGCCGATCGCCTACATGGCGCCGAAGGAAGGGGCTTTTGCCTGGATGGACGGACTGTCGCTGACGGCGGCGGCCAAGAACGTCGATGCCGCCCATGCCTTCGTCGATGCGCTTTACACCGCCCGCGCCGGCGCACAGATGAGCAACGCCTCGGGCTATAATTCCGTGGTCCAGGGGGTCGAAGACCTGCTGACCAAGAAAACCCGCCAGGCGTTCAAGGACGCCTATCCGGGCGACGCGCTCGAGAAGCTGTGGTGGTGGCCGGACGAACCCGTGTGGTTCGCGGGCCTGCGCAACGCCTACCGCGACCGTTACCTGGCGTCCTAA
- a CDS encoding aspartate aminotransferase family protein, whose protein sequence is MEYNTNSLEENWMPFTGNRDFKKSPRIVVRGEGLHYYDHKGGKILDGSSGLFCCPLGHGRKEIAQAVYEQLLENDYTPPFQLGHPGAFDLAQRVARITPEPMNHIFFANSGSEAIDTALKIAMAYHRVKGQGHRTRFVSRERAYHGVNIGGTSLSGMVKNRETFSGMMPGVVHMRHTWDPKQAFTRGQPETGAELADDLQRICENVGGSTIAACFVEPIAGSTGCLVPPKGYLERLREICDAHGILLVFDEVITGFGRTGAPFAAQAFGVTPDLMTMAKAITNGCQPMGAIAVKDEIYETIINAAPENAIELFHGYTYSSHPAACAAGVAVQKIYEADNTFAKAAGLVDHFQKALYSLEGLDCLADIRGYGMIGAIELKPKGNPGALGTQFQKDLFWRGLHVKFTGDCGVVAPAFVATEGDIDAMIGLLREALEEL, encoded by the coding sequence ATGGAATACAACACCAATTCCCTTGAAGAGAACTGGATGCCCTTCACCGGCAACCGGGACTTCAAGAAAAGCCCGCGCATCGTCGTGCGCGGCGAGGGCCTGCACTATTACGACCATAAAGGCGGCAAGATTCTCGACGGCTCGTCGGGCCTGTTCTGCTGCCCGCTCGGCCATGGGCGCAAGGAAATCGCCCAGGCGGTGTACGAGCAGCTGTTGGAAAACGACTACACCCCGCCGTTCCAGCTGGGCCACCCCGGCGCCTTCGACCTGGCGCAGCGGGTCGCCCGCATCACGCCCGAGCCCATGAACCACATCTTCTTCGCCAACTCGGGCTCGGAAGCCATCGACACGGCGTTGAAGATCGCCATGGCCTATCACCGCGTCAAGGGCCAGGGCCACCGCACCCGCTTCGTCAGCCGCGAGCGCGCCTACCACGGCGTCAACATCGGCGGCACGTCCCTGTCCGGCATGGTCAAGAACCGCGAGACGTTTTCCGGCATGATGCCGGGCGTCGTGCACATGCGCCACACCTGGGACCCCAAGCAGGCCTTCACCCGGGGGCAGCCGGAAACGGGTGCCGAGCTTGCCGACGACCTGCAACGCATCTGCGAGAACGTCGGCGGATCGACCATCGCCGCCTGTTTCGTCGAACCGATCGCCGGCTCGACGGGGTGCCTCGTGCCGCCCAAGGGCTACCTGGAGCGCCTGCGCGAAATCTGCGACGCCCACGGCATCCTGCTGGTGTTCGACGAAGTCATCACCGGCTTCGGCCGTACGGGAGCACCCTTCGCGGCCCAGGCCTTCGGCGTCACCCCGGACCTGATGACCATGGCCAAGGCGATCACCAACGGCTGTCAGCCCATGGGGGCCATCGCCGTGAAGGACGAAATCTACGAGACCATCATCAACGCCGCACCCGAAAACGCCATCGAACTGTTCCACGGCTACACCTATTCCTCGCACCCGGCGGCCTGCGCCGCCGGCGTCGCCGTGCAGAAGATCTACGAAGCCGACAACACCTTCGCGAAGGCGGCCGGCTTGGTCGATCATTTCCAGAAGGCGCTGTATTCGCTCGAAGGGCTCGACTGTCTGGCCGACATCCGCGGCTACGGTATGATCGGCGCCATTGAACTGAAGCCCAAGGGCAATCCGGGGGCGCTTGGAACGCAATTCCAGAAGGATCTGTTCTGGCGCGGCCTGCACGTGAAGTTCACGGGCGACTGCGGCGTCGTGGCGCCGGCCTTCGTCGCCACCGAAGGCGACATCGACGCGATGATCGGCCTGCTCAGGGAAGCGCTCGAAGAGCTCTGA
- a CDS encoding PLP-dependent aminotransferase family protein, with translation MRDGIFHLDRRPNISIQGQIREMLVSAILGRQLPAGDPLPSSRKLAKSLGVSRNTVVLAYQGLVDDGYLESRERSGFYVTDDIMEGRADEPAAPPPAPDPRPGNGPDWAARFQVHPSDQSNIVKPGNWLTYPYPFIYGQVDQSLFPIAQWRECSRQALGRKGMDVWTGDALAADDPMLVEQIQTRLLPRRGILARDDEILVTLGAQNALYILAALLVRDETCVAIEDPGYPDVRNIFGLKTDRILPVPVDAHGLPVNQQLDGADIVFVTPSHQAPTTVTMPKARRQDLLTRAGEKDFVIIEDDYEWETNYVSEPTPALKSMDTAGRVIYVGSLSKTLFPGLRLGYLVGPAPLIKEARALRRLMLRHAPNNNQRTAALFLALGHHDSLVHKLQKAYRERWKIMGRALADHLPGWSKAPTFGGTSYWVSGPDGFDAGKLADRALDDGVIIEPGRVNFAAKNAPRNHFRLGFSSIAAERIEPGIRLLADIIKRDI, from the coding sequence ATGCGCGACGGCATATTTCACCTGGACCGGCGGCCCAACATCTCGATCCAAGGCCAGATTCGCGAGATGCTGGTTTCGGCCATCCTGGGCCGCCAGTTGCCGGCGGGCGACCCTCTGCCATCGTCGCGCAAACTGGCGAAAAGCCTGGGTGTGTCGCGCAATACGGTGGTTCTGGCCTATCAGGGGCTGGTCGACGACGGCTATCTGGAATCCCGCGAACGGTCCGGCTTCTACGTCACCGACGACATCATGGAAGGCCGCGCCGACGAGCCCGCCGCGCCGCCGCCCGCCCCGGACCCGCGGCCCGGCAACGGCCCCGATTGGGCCGCGCGGTTCCAGGTTCATCCGTCCGATCAGTCCAATATCGTAAAACCGGGCAACTGGCTGACCTACCCCTACCCCTTCATTTACGGCCAGGTGGACCAGTCCCTGTTTCCCATCGCGCAGTGGCGGGAATGCTCACGCCAGGCGCTGGGCCGCAAGGGCATGGACGTATGGACCGGCGACGCGCTCGCCGCCGACGATCCCATGCTGGTGGAACAGATTCAGACGCGCCTGCTGCCGCGCCGGGGCATCCTGGCCCGCGACGATGAAATCCTGGTGACCCTGGGCGCGCAGAACGCGCTCTATATCCTGGCCGCCCTGCTGGTGCGGGACGAGACCTGCGTCGCCATCGAGGACCCGGGCTATCCCGACGTGCGCAACATTTTCGGGTTGAAGACGGACCGCATCCTGCCGGTTCCGGTCGACGCCCACGGCCTGCCCGTGAACCAGCAACTGGACGGCGCCGACATCGTGTTCGTCACGCCGTCCCACCAGGCGCCGACCACGGTGACCATGCCCAAGGCCCGGCGGCAGGATTTGCTGACCCGGGCCGGGGAAAAGGACTTCGTGATCATCGAGGACGATTACGAGTGGGAAACCAATTACGTGTCCGAACCAACGCCGGCCCTGAAATCCATGGATACGGCCGGGCGGGTGATCTACGTGGGGTCCCTGTCGAAGACCCTGTTTCCGGGCCTGCGGCTCGGCTATCTGGTCGGCCCGGCGCCGCTGATCAAGGAAGCCCGCGCCTTGCGCCGCCTGATGCTGCGCCACGCGCCCAACAACAACCAGCGCACGGCGGCCCTGTTCCTGGCGCTGGGCCATCACGACAGCCTGGTCCACAAGCTACAGAAGGCCTACCGCGAACGCTGGAAGATCATGGGCCGGGCGCTGGCCGACCATCTGCCCGGCTGGTCCAAGGCGCCGACCTTCGGCGGCACCAGCTATTGGGTCAGCGGGCCGGACGGCTTCGATGCCGGCAAGCTGGCCGACCGGGCGCTCGACGACGGCGTGATCATCGAACCGGGGCGCGTCAACTTCGCGGCCAAAAACGCCCCCCGCAACCATTTCCGCCTGGGATTCTCGTCGATCGCGGCCGAGCGGATCGAGCCGGGCATCCGTCTGCTCGCCGACATCATCAAGCGCGATATCTGA
- the ald gene encoding alanine dehydrogenase has protein sequence MRIGVPKEIKVHEYRVGMTPASVAEAVHQGHTVLVETGAGKGIGAADEAYVRVGAEIEPDAAAVFARADLIVKVKEPQAEERRMLREGQVLFTYLHLAPDPEQTRELLDTGVTAIAYETVTDAGGGLPLLRPMSQIAGRMAVQAGAHCLEKEAGGRGILLSGVPGVAPAKVVVIGGGTVGANAAVVALGMGADVTVLDTDVTTLRHLEHRMGLGLKTVYSNRHTLEEQVTAADLVIGAVLVPGAEAPKLVTRSMVMVMKSGAAIVDVAIDQGGCCETSRPTTHAAPTFVVDEVVHYCVANMPGAVAHTSAYALNNATLPFILALAGKGAEQALADDPHLLAGLNVHKGKLTYRAVADAQGLPFVEPRTALGA, from the coding sequence ATGCGCATCGGCGTGCCCAAGGAGATCAAGGTTCACGAATACCGGGTCGGCATGACGCCCGCGAGCGTCGCCGAGGCGGTGCACCAGGGGCATACCGTGCTGGTCGAAACCGGCGCGGGCAAGGGTATCGGCGCCGCGGACGAGGCCTATGTCCGGGTCGGGGCGGAGATCGAACCCGACGCGGCCGCCGTGTTCGCCCGGGCGGACTTGATCGTCAAGGTCAAGGAGCCCCAGGCCGAGGAACGCCGGATGCTGCGCGAGGGACAGGTCCTGTTCACCTACCTGCACCTGGCCCCCGACCCCGAACAGACGCGCGAGTTGCTGGATACGGGCGTCACCGCCATCGCCTATGAAACCGTGACCGACGCCGGGGGCGGCCTGCCCCTGTTGCGGCCCATGTCCCAGATCGCCGGGCGCATGGCCGTGCAGGCGGGCGCGCACTGCCTGGAAAAGGAAGCCGGCGGGCGCGGCATCCTGTTGTCCGGCGTGCCCGGCGTGGCCCCCGCCAAGGTGGTCGTCATCGGCGGCGGCACGGTCGGCGCCAACGCCGCCGTGGTGGCGCTGGGCATGGGGGCGGACGTGACCGTGCTGGACACCGACGTGACCACCCTGCGGCACCTGGAACACCGCATGGGCCTGGGCCTGAAGACCGTCTATTCCAACCGCCACACGCTGGAAGAACAAGTCACCGCCGCCGACCTGGTGATCGGCGCCGTGCTGGTGCCGGGCGCGGAGGCTCCCAAACTGGTGACGCGCAGCATGGTCATGGTCATGAAGTCCGGGGCGGCTATCGTCGATGTCGCCATCGACCAGGGCGGCTGCTGCGAGACGTCGCGCCCGACCACGCATGCGGCGCCGACCTTCGTGGTCGACGAGGTGGTCCATTACTGCGTCGCCAACATGCCGGGGGCGGTCGCCCATACCTCGGCCTATGCGCTCAACAACGCGACCCTGCCCTTCATCCTGGCCCTGGCGGGCAAGGGCGCCGAACAGGCCCTGGCCGACGACCCCCATCTGCTGGCCGGCCTCAACGTGCACAAGGGCAAGCTGACCTATCGGGCCGTGGCCGATGCCCAGGGCCTGCCGTTCGTGGAGCCGCGCACCGCCCTGGGGGCCTAG
- the xsc gene encoding sulfoacetaldehyde acetyltransferase: protein MTKMNTEEAFVKVLQMHGIEHAFGIIGSAMMPISDLFPKAGITFWDCAHECNAGMMADGFTRSSGKMAMCVAQNGPGITNFVTPVKTAYWNHTPMLLVTPQAANKTIGQGGFQEIPQMALFEDMVCYQEEVRDPTRIAEVLNRVITEAWRGSGPAQINVPRDFWTQIIDIDLPQVINIERPSGGKQAIADAAKMLSTAKFPVILNGAGVVLSGGIEASKALAERLSAPVCCGYQHNDAFPGSHPLFAGPLGYNGSKAGMELISKADVVLALGTRLNPFSTLPGYGMDYWPKNAKIIQVDIKAERIGLTKKVDVAIQGDAKQVAEQILAGLAPTAGDAGRKEREDLISTTKSRWLQTLSSMDHEDDDPGTTWNERARNKHPERMSPRMAWRAIQAALPRDAIISSDIGNNCAIGNAYPTFEQGRKYLAPGLFGPCGYGFPSIMGAKIACPDTPVVGFAGDGAFGISANEMTAVGRDEWPAITMVIFRNYQWGAEKRNTTLWYQDNFVGTELDLDVQYAKIADACGLKGVQVTTMQELTDALDAAVKAQMENKTTTFIEVILNQELGEPFRRDAMKAPVEVAGINPGDMRPQKGA, encoded by the coding sequence ATGACCAAGATGAACACGGAAGAGGCCTTCGTTAAGGTCCTGCAAATGCACGGCATCGAACATGCCTTCGGCATCATCGGCTCGGCCATGATGCCGATCTCGGACCTGTTCCCCAAGGCGGGGATCACCTTCTGGGACTGCGCCCATGAATGCAACGCCGGCATGATGGCCGACGGCTTTACGCGCTCAAGCGGCAAGATGGCCATGTGCGTCGCCCAGAACGGCCCCGGCATCACCAACTTCGTGACTCCGGTCAAGACCGCCTATTGGAACCACACGCCGATGCTGCTGGTCACGCCGCAGGCGGCCAACAAGACCATCGGCCAGGGCGGTTTCCAGGAAATCCCGCAGATGGCCCTGTTCGAAGACATGGTCTGCTATCAGGAAGAGGTCCGCGACCCGACCCGCATCGCCGAGGTCCTGAACCGCGTGATCACCGAAGCCTGGCGCGGTTCCGGCCCGGCGCAGATCAACGTGCCGCGCGATTTCTGGACCCAGATCATCGACATCGACCTGCCCCAGGTCATCAACATCGAACGCCCGTCGGGCGGCAAGCAGGCCATCGCCGATGCCGCCAAGATGCTGTCGACCGCCAAGTTCCCGGTCATCCTGAATGGTGCCGGCGTGGTGCTGTCGGGCGGCATCGAGGCCTCCAAGGCGCTGGCCGAACGCCTGTCGGCCCCGGTGTGCTGCGGCTATCAGCACAACGACGCCTTCCCGGGCTCGCACCCGCTGTTCGCCGGGCCCTTGGGCTACAACGGCTCCAAGGCCGGCATGGAGCTGATCTCCAAGGCCGACGTGGTGCTGGCGCTCGGCACGCGGCTGAACCCGTTCTCGACCCTGCCCGGCTACGGCATGGATTACTGGCCGAAGAACGCCAAGATCATCCAGGTCGACATCAAGGCCGAACGCATCGGCCTGACCAAGAAGGTCGATGTCGCCATCCAGGGCGACGCCAAGCAGGTCGCCGAACAGATCCTGGCCGGGCTGGCCCCGACCGCCGGCGACGCCGGGCGCAAGGAGCGCGAGGACCTGATCTCCACCACCAAGTCGCGCTGGCTGCAGACCCTGTCGTCCATGGACCATGAAGACGACGATCCGGGCACGACCTGGAACGAACGCGCGCGCAACAAGCATCCGGAACGGATGAGCCCGCGCATGGCCTGGCGCGCCATTCAGGCGGCGCTTCCGCGCGACGCCATCATCTCGTCCGACATCGGCAACAACTGCGCCATCGGCAACGCCTATCCGACCTTCGAACAGGGCCGCAAATACCTGGCCCCGGGCCTGTTCGGGCCCTGCGGTTACGGCTTCCCGTCGATCATGGGCGCCAAGATCGCCTGCCCGGACACCCCGGTCGTCGGCTTCGCCGGTGACGGCGCCTTCGGCATCTCCGCCAACGAGATGACCGCCGTCGGCCGCGACGAATGGCCGGCCATCACCATGGTCATCTTCCGCAACTACCAGTGGGGTGCCGAAAAGCGCAACACCACGCTGTGGTATCAGGACAATTTCGTCGGCACGGAACTGGACCTCGACGTCCAGTACGCCAAGATCGCCGATGCCTGCGGCCTCAAGGGCGTGCAGGTCACGACCATGCAGGAACTGACCGATGCCCTGGACGCCGCCGTGAAGGCGCAGATGGAAAACAAGACCACGACCTTCATCGAGGTCATCCTGAACCAGGAACTGGGCGAGCCGTTCCGCCGCGACGCCATGAAGGCGCCGGTCGAGGTCGCGGGGATCAATCCCGGCGACATGCGCCCGCAGAAAGGGGCCTAA